One window from the genome of Balaenoptera musculus isolate JJ_BM4_2016_0621 chromosome 3, mBalMus1.pri.v3, whole genome shotgun sequence encodes:
- the FASTKD3 gene encoding FAST kinase domain-containing protein 3, mitochondrial: MALITLRRNLCHLSDFRIHGALAGLKTQRVNCVHKTVKEHLCPWFWSLQLEPVRVRFHHAHSKKFHSENGNDLHPVGEPVSSQVHAWDRSEHSVTNADEQIFYRRLNSFTSSEEVLHFISTLQILPDTMAAGALHRICEMEKKGDDQRLPKEILENSAFQALCNQFAQDPSNLSNTGLVTALQALTLLYVDPQSRLLLNLLAECQHRLERGSLDIHSLCILGESLIKLQGPGCSTLDLIIYQLQGENLEEFTPEDIVTLYRILQACPEKVDQHQTFLNKMNNCSLSVVSNLSPKLLSQMLTALVVLDQTQALPLVIKLGKYVVRHIPHFTSEELREVLEAFIYFGHNDRFFTKALEQHVASVCLTLDPEVVSKVMEYCSRKLIFSKPILDAVAETFVCQSEKFSPNQTAELIEPFGKLNYLPPNASALFRKLENILLTRFNYFPPKTLLKLLHSCSLIECHPVNFMARIFSPYFLQQLQGEEPYLDRLSLAQLTQLFLTAILECPFYKGPKLLPKYQVKSFLTPCSSLETPMDFQLYKSVMIGLIDLLGARLYFASKVLTPYCYTIDVEIKLDEDGFVLPFTVDEDIHKRVALCIDGPKRFCLNSKHLLGKEATKQRHLYLLGYQVVQIPYYEIEMLKSRLELVEYLQRKLFSQNSGGHW, encoded by the exons ATGGCTTTAATTACCTTGCGGAGGAACCTTTGTCATTTATCGGATTTTCGGATACATGGAGCTCTGGCTGGTCTGAAAACTCAGCGTGTAAATTGTGTTCACAAGACAGTCAAGGAGCATCTGTGTCCATGGTTCTGGTCACTGCAACTTGAGCCTGTTAGGGTCAGGTTCCATCATGCCCATTCTAAAAAGTTCCATTCAGAAAACGGAAATGACCTTCATCCAGTTGGTGAGCCAGTGTCCTCTCAAGTACACGCTTGGGACAGGTCTGAACACAGTGTTACAAATGCGGATGAACAGATATTTTACAGGAGACTAAACAGCTTCACTTCATCGGAAGAAGTCTTACATTTTATAAGCACACTGCAGATTTTGCCTGATACTATGGCAGCAGGAGCCTTACATCGGAtttgtgaaatggaaaaaaaaggtgATGATCAAAGGTTGCCAAAAGAAATACTGGAAAATAGCGCCTTTCAAGCTTTGTGTAATCAGTTTGCACAGGACCCCTCAAATCTGTCAAACACGGGTTTGGTGACTGCTTTGCAAGCCCTGACCCTGTTGTATGTGGATCCCCAAAGTCGCTTGCTGCTGAACCTCCTGGCAGAGTGCCAGCATCGTCTCGAAAGGGGTAGCCTGGACATTCACAGTCTTTGTATCCTGGGGGAAAGTCTGATTAAACTGCAAGGTCCAGGTTGTTCGACACTAGACCTGATTATATATCAACTGCAAGGTGAAAATTTGGAAGAATTTACCCCCGAGGATATTGTGACCCTTTACAGAATACTTCAGGCATGTCCTGAAAAAGTTGACCAACACCAGACGTTTTTAAATAAGATGAATAACTGTTCTCTGTCAGTAGTTTCCAACCTGAGTCCTAAGTTGCTGAGCCAAATGCTCACTGCCCTGGTGGTCCTTGATCAAACTCAGGCACTTCCGCTGGTTATAAAATTGGGTAAATATGTTGTGAGGCACATCCCTCATTTCACTAGTGAAGAGCTCAGAGAAGTCTTAGAGGCATTCATCTACTTTGGGCACAATGACAGATTTTTTACAAAAGCCCTGGAGCAACATGTCGCTTCAGTCTGTCTCACTCTGGATCCCGAGGTTGTCAGCAAAGTCATGGAGTATTGCAGTAGAAAGCTGATTTTTTCAAAACCCATCCTCGATGCAGTGGCAGAAACTTTTGTTTGTCAGTCAGAAAAATTTTCACCTAATCAAACTGCTGAATTAATTGAACCATTTGGAAAACTCAATTATTTGCCACCAAATGCCTCTGCTTTATTTAGGAAGCTAGAAAACATACTGTTAACTCGTTTCAATTATTTTCCACCCAAAACACTATTGAAACTTCTCCATTCATGTTCACTTATTGAATGCCATCCGGTCAACTTTATGGCCAGAATATTCAGCCCGTATTTTCTTCAGCAGCTGCAAG gTGAAGAGCCCTATTTGGACAGACTGAGCCTAGCACAACTGACCCAACTTTTCTTAACCGCGATTCTAGAATGCCCGTTCTATAAG GGTCCAAAACTTCTTCCTAAATATCAAGTGAAATCATTTCTTACTCCGTGCTCTTCCCTGGAGACCCCCATGGATTTTCAGCTTTATAAATCTGTGATGATTGGACTGATTGACCTTTTAGGAGCAAGATTGTATTTTGCTTCAAAAGTGTTAACACCCTATTGTTACACGATAG ATGTTGAAATTAAATTAGATGAAGATGGATTTGTATTACCATTTACCGTTGATGAAGATATacataaaag GGTAGCACTGTGCATTGATGGTCCAAAAAGATTTTGTTTGAATAGCAAACACTTACTGGGAAAGGAAGCTACTAAACAAAGACATCTGTACTTACTTGGTTATCAAGTTGTCCAG ATCCCCTATTACGAGATCGAGATGCTAAAATCAAGACTTGAATTAGTggaatatttacaaagaaaactattttctcaAAACTCTGGTGGTCACTGGTAA